In a single window of the Diospyros lotus cultivar Yz01 chromosome 10, ASM1463336v1, whole genome shotgun sequence genome:
- the LOC127811552 gene encoding protein NRT1/ PTR FAMILY 5.2-like: MVAEEPGSHGYTAYTEDGTVDLKGNPVLRSKRGRWRACFFVVVCDAFEAMAYQCISSNMINYLTKKLAVGTGGTKPNTSTIGADQFDETDPKEKAQKASFFNWWTFIVSTGTVFANTVLVYVQDNVGWTLGYGIPTAGLSLSILILLAGKRFYRHREPTESPFTRMTKVIVAAARKWKVPVPGDPREPLELDLED, translated from the exons atggtggCTGAAGAACCTGGCAGCCATGGCTATACTGCCTATACAGAGGATGGAACTGTGGATCTCAAAGGCAACCCTGTCCTTAGGTCCAAGAGAGGCCGATGGAGGGCTTGCTTCTTTGTTGTTG tGTGCGACGCGTTTGAGGCGATGGCGTACCAATGCATATCATCTAACATGATAAATTACCTGACGAAGAAGCTGGCCGTCGGCACCGGCGGGACGAAGCCCAACACCTCGACCATCGGAGCAGACCAGTTCGACGAGACCGATCCCAAGGAGAAGGCTCAAAAGGCTTCCTTCTTTAACTGGTGGACGTTCATCGTCTCCACCGGCACGGTCTTCGCCAACACAGTTCTTGTGTACGTACAGGATAATGTGGGGTGGACTTTGGGATATGGGATTCCCACCGCCGGCCTTTCCTTGTCGATTTTGATCCTCCTGGCCGGCAAGCGCTTCTACCGGCACCGGGAGCCCACCGAAAGTCCCTTCACGAGGATGACGAAAGTCATTGTTGCTGCCGCGAGGAAGTGGAAAGTGCCGGTTCCCGGCGATCCCAGAGAACCCCTCGAACTTGACTTGGAAGATtag
- the LOC127811244 gene encoding LOB domain-containing protein 30-like, which produces MPRSNIPRPQPRCGACIVLHAQCPPRCFFAPYFSHEEGVIDFSAIHRVFGVSNASFLLYQVPARDRSEAAVLLTIEALARLQDPVYGCVSHILTLQQQVSDLQTYRAYLQDSLFVYYSSYPQPVPQPDQNPSWNFDLPIIPENVSHPSFQEATLPLYPGKASSSQMPPPDDIDELGPIVFGNRRRH; this is translated from the coding sequence ATGCCAAGGAGCAACATACCACGACCCCAGCCTCGGTGTGGTGCCTGCATAGTCTTGCATGCCCAATGCCCTCCACGGTGCTTCTTTGCACCATACTTCAGCCATGAGGAAGGAGTTATTGACTTTTCTGCCATCCACAGAGTTTTTGGTGTCAGCAATGCCTCCTTCCTTCTGTACCAGGTTCCGGCAAGAGACCGGTCTGAGGCAGCTGTTTTACTTACCATTGAGGCTTTAGCTCGGCTCCAAGATCCCGTCTATGGATGTGTATCCCACATTCTTACCCTTCAGCAGCAAGTTAGTGATTTGCAAACTTATCGAGCTTATTTACAAGATTCACTATTCGTATATTATTCTTCGTATCCCCAACCTGTTCCTCAACCCGATCAAAATCCGAGTTGGAATTTCGATCTTCCTATCATCCCAGAGAATGTCTCTCATCCTAGTTTCCAAGAGGCTACTCTTCCACTTTACCCTGGCAAAGCCAGTAGTAGCCAAATGCCACCTCCAGATGACATCGATGAGTTAGGACCTATCGTGTTTGGCAACCGTCGTCGTCACTGA